ACTGTCATAGGATCCTAATAAAATACTCTTAAGCATCTGATTTGGTTTTATGTTGTGTTATTTAggtgttttattttcataaagaacagtACGAATTATGACTGTTCCCATCATTACTTTATAATTAACTGAATCACAAATCAATTAATACATACAAGTAAAAGAACAACAGAAGTGTTAGGATATTTTCCACACTAAGGCACAGGAAATTAAACCTCTCGTTATTGGTTTATCAAAGTTTGTGAGGACATCTTGTTTTGTTTGTATCTAACGTAGAATCAGACTGTGAGGTATAGCATTGATCTGCTGAGAGCAAAACCATAGGCGCAAAATCAAAAACCACGATCACATTCTCAGACAATGCGGACTCGTTGCTTCCCTTTATAACACACTCGAGAaggcaagattttttttttgttgctagaGCACATGGttgcttattttatttactaaaagtTATAATGCTTGTCCcgattttaaaatcatttgattgATCATAGCATTTATGTTTACAAGAAGTATCAAACTACATTATTTCCTTTGTTATATTGCCTATAGGTTATTGTTACTGGATCCAATTCAGctaattgaatttaaaaggtTCTTATcaaactttgtgttttttttcattaacaatgattaACCCAATAACAAgatgttttgtaaattttaagtattattttctaaataaaaatctatcttggtattaaaatgattaataacgacgacgacgacgacgcacgattattattttagagttattcaagaaattttatttcaaagttttctAGAATTTAAAAACCCTTATTTTCCTATTTTTGTACTATTATCTTACCATATTAACATGTAGCAAAACATAGAGGGCCACTTGAATTgaagagttgtcattagttaaGTTTTGCCGCGTGATAAtatttctctataaatatataCTCATCTCCTAAGCTTCTCCAAATAAATCAttcattcatcatcatctccttCTTCTAGTTCTGTAACATGGGAAAGGAAGTAGAGCAATCCATGTTGATAGATCAGACCACCCATAGTACTGCTCAAGTTAAGACCTTAAAAAACACTAGAACTCTTACCGTTTTGGAGAACAACTCACCGTCGGTCACAGCACTTAGCTGCGGTGCTTCATCTTCTTTAATATCGTCATCTATTGAACATCTTTGTGGTTCCTCTGAATCCTTTAGAACTCTAAATAATGGTGGCACAAAGAGTAACTGCACTGAAAGAAGGCTGGCATGGCTGCGCTCTCAGATTGTCGGCGATGATGTAGAGTTTGATTCTCCATTTGGTAGAAGAAGACTCACCTACGCCGATCATACTGCCTCCGGCCGATCTCTTCGCTATATAGAGAATTTCATCATCAAGAATGTTCTTCCCTTTTACGGTAACTTATTATTGTTTTGCttgcttcattttattttatagccagacttcattttttttttcctcttttccaTTGTCAAGTCATCAAGGGTATATAGCACTCACACTTGAAACCTTCCATAACCCTTTTTGAACATGCGAGAATTTTAAGAATATGAATTAAGGCATCGTTTGACTTGACTTTTGTcctataaaaaagtaaattcaaatcaaGTGATGTGTATCATTTGTTTGTTTCCTTGGACAAAtcttttctcactttttttatgATCTTTCGTTAGCAAAAATGTTGCCGGCTGTTTTTGACGAAACAATATAAGTTCATTTTCTTTGGAGGTCTTAACTCTTAAGAATTAACGCGTACAGGGAATACACACACTAGTGACAGTCATGTGGGGCATCGGACCACAAAAATGTTGCATGAAGCTGCTGAATATATCAAGAAATGCTTGGGTGGTCGACAAAATGATGCAATCATGTTTTGTGGCTCCGGCACAACCGCGGCTATTAAAAGATTACAAGAAGTAATTGGGATCGCCGTGCCATCAACTTTGAGAGAGAGGCTGATAAGATGCCTGAGTAAAGAAGAGAGATGGGTAGTTTTTGTCGGTCCTTATGAGCACCACTCGAATCTCCTCTCATGGAGGCAAAGCTTAGCTGAAGTGATAGAGATAGGTTTAGATGACAATGGCTTGATAGACATCGAAGATCTAAGACGACGACTTGAAACGTACAGACATGCAAACAGGCCAATTTTAGGCTCTTTCTCTGCAAGTAGTAACGTGACAGGGATTTCCTCAGATACTCGAGGAATTTCTCAACTTCTTCATCAATATGGTGGATttgcttgttttgattttgctGCAAggtaacataaaatttattccttttcttttgttttttattcatcgataaaataatcaataaattaatttcaatcatGTATGCATGACgtgcataaatttaattttatttattgtatctGAATATGTAGCGGCCCATATGAGAAAATCGACATGAGATCTGGAAAGTTTGATGGTTATGATGCTATTTTTCTTAGCCCACACAAATTTCTTGGGGGGCCTGGATCGCCAGGAATACTTTTGATGAGAAAAGCCCTTTATCAATTGGGATCTTCTGCTCCGTCAACTTGTGGAGGTGGAACTGTAAACTACGTAAATGGTTTCAGTGAAGAGGTATGCCCTGTATATTCTTCTATTTTCTCAAACTCAGTGAGCTAACCCTAGCTCAGATTTTAACTCAGATTAATATTTCTACATGATCAAATGCAGGATACACTGTACTTGAAAGAtatagaggagagagagagcggAGGAACTCCTCAAATAATCCAAACCATCAGAGCGTCGTTGGCTTTCTGGGTTAAAGAATATATTAGCCACCAAGTAATTAAAGAACAAAAGGATATTTACATAGAAAAAGCACTAAACAGGCTCCTCccgaataaaaatatatgggtTTTAGGTAACACGACTGCCAGGCGACAAGCTATACTGTCCTTCCTCGTATACTCTACCTCGAACTCTTCCTCGACTAGCACGGTACATGATCTGTGTGATGGAACTGATAACAAAGACGTCAATGGCGAGGCTCTTTATATGTGGAGAGAGACAGGGAAGAGAAGAGGCAAACCTCTTCATGGACCTTTTGTAGCAGCACTCCTTAACGATGTATTTGGTATTCAAGCTCGAGGTGGCTGTGCTTGTGCTGGACCTTATGGTCACAATCTGCTCCGAGTCAATGAGCCTAGCACCCTTGCCATCAGATCCGCCATAGAAAAGGTGAAGGTTTTATGCTTGGTGTTCCTGAGATTCACGAATTGCCGCTGCAAGATGTCATTACTGTTATGCTTTGATTGCAGGGCTATGCTGGAGTGAAGCCAGGATGGACAAGACTTAGCTTCCCCTACTACATGTTCATCGAGGAATTTGAGTTCATTCTTGCGGCAATTGAGTTTTTAGCCATTTACGGCCATCGATTTCTCCCATTGTATCACTTCAACTGGAAAACTGGTAGTTGGACTTTCAAAAAAAGGGAATTTAAAGACCTAGTGGTTGAAGAAAACAAGGGcaatattaataagtttgaaTCATATCTGATAAGGGCTAAACAGATTGCAAATCTCCTTCCCAAATTCTCTTCCCAGCGGAAGATTCCACAGGACATAAACCCCAACCTCTTGTTCTTCCAAGTCTAGTCTACCCTCTTTTGGCTACTAATAATTCCTGTGTGCAGTCATGATGTTGATTAGTTTAGTCTTGTGGGATGAAATTTTACAAAAGAGGGGAATCTTGTGAATATTTGTGTTTCTGTAGTATGGTTACAAGtagtattcttttatttatctttgttgttctaaatagttataaaacttgtattgtttcataaacaaatttcacaaaaaaaatgaatatttcacAAATTAGTCTCCTATACCCGATAGTCCTTCCATAATCAAGCCATCTCTTCATAATAACCCATGCCAGACCAGGAGGTGAAGTGTTTCCTCGCCCGAGGAATTGACACCAATTCCTTCGGTAGCGCCTTAACAATCCTTACATCATCTTGTAAGGTTGTGATGAAATGACGCTCATCAAATATGTCAGAGAATGCGCTGCACATTTGGCTCATGTTAAGTGAACAATATAAtatgagaaagaagaaaactttAAGATAGAAACAGGGCATGTCAACTGAATGAGCGAAAGAAAACCATATATGATTGCTTAAAGACACCTTGTATCTCGCCAGAATGAGCGTTTATCCAGTTGAGGAATGACTAAGGTTGCATTTATGACGTGTGCCACAGCCACCATATCTGAGATCTGCAGGAAAACAAGGCTATTGAGTTTATAGATGAAATTGTGCAGCCAAAATTGGGTTGTAATCCAGAAGAAATGTGAGGTCTTTTTGGTCATTTGAAATTATCAACGGGGTTTCATGAAAGAAGGCAAGTTTAGCTAAACATGAAAGGCGCATTGAAACATGGAACAGATGGAAAGACCCCATAAAACAGCAAGAGAGAAGGCACGTGTATATGTTTATTCTTTGAACCTTTATGTCTAGCTGGTGGCTTGACACGTGAGTGCAAGCCATGGCTGAGAGGAGCAGCCCGCAGTTTTTCATCCAACACCTGCAAAATTGGAAGCAGAGCAACCTTACATCCTCATAAAGATTAACAACAGTTATTTTGTGAAACGGATATGAGCCCACTAAAGCTCATAGAAAATTAAGAacgatattttgatatttgctattgtattttaaaaacgtAAGTAGTAAAAGAATTAGTGGCTTGTTTAGATAAGCCACTTTCATGAAACAATTTACATTGTCATAATAAACAAGCATATAACAGATCCAATACATCTGTTATTGACATGAATGTAGATCAATCATGCAGTAGTCCTCCCACATTAATGCCTTTCAACAGTCTTCCCAAAATGCTCATCAGACAGAACCATGTCTTCAAAAATTTGCACTTACAAGGATACTGACCTCTGTTTCCAAATTGACATTCAATGGGGTGTGGCCTTGTAAAAAACACAGGCACTTTTGCAATTTATGCTCCCCTCCCGCTTGGGTCCTTTCCGTTCATGGCTTCCAGCTATTTTTTGAAGAAGGGAATTCAAGTGACATTTTTTACTTTACTTAAGAGAGAATCTTGACAGAAGCATGTAAGACATCCTCCAAGATTAACCCCAAGAGTTTCAGGCTCGGGCTGATTAGATGTAGTTGGAACATTTTACTACCAGAAGGTTAACCCCAAGCACCACAAACCTCCCACAACCTACTCCTCCCCTgaccccccaaaaaaataataataacaaaataaaatcaaaggtaGTCATCATCACCACAACCTTAAACCCTTTCACATTGTCATGGAAACAGAATTATTTATCCCTTCTAGAGCTATAAAATTTCTCCCCAATTTGAGAGAAGATAGAATCTCTACATCGACAATAATGCTAGATTTTCCTATTTTCTTATGCGATCATTGTCAGTTCCACTAACTTATCTGATAAAACAGCCAAACATGGTTTAGACTGAAAGACATTAACAAACTTCCCCGAAATCCAATCCAATCAGCAATATCCCAAGTAATTTTGACaccaaaaaaacacaagaaaattcaaGCGCAGAACCACTGTTTCCTGGACCAAAACCAACCACCAAACAACAATTATGAAAGAAGCACCTAGTTATCCAAAAGAACAAAAGCTAAGTACTcttatattaaaagaaagaaagaaagagaaacatCGGCCCATTTCCCTTTGACTCACACCATAAAGAATTCCCCAATTGACAAGAACAGTCTTGCTAACATTATTGAATCAGCATAATCTCATCTAaggatatataatatatatatatatatatatatataacactaacaaaaaaagaaaagaaaacccaatTCTCCAAATAACAAAAAGGAACcggtaagatttgtttttttttttttaaaaaaaattgagttcatCTCTGCCCATTAACAAATGAAGCACAAAAAGCAAAACCCATTTATctaaataaagaaaagcaaACCATAACAATACCTGCTGCGCCTGCTGCATCTTCACAGACTgagattgatgttttttttctttttaaagggGCATGcgacctttattttttttttttaaaaaaaataaacagatgaTGTGGCGAACGATGCATCGCCTCCTAGGTCACAAACCAAAAATTTAGCAACCAAAGTGGTGGTGAAAATAACGAGATTGGGTTTTTTAGATTGCCAACCCATTTAGCAAcccattttcatttaaaaataccttCAAAACACCACAAAACATTCTCACACCACCTAACtccaaaatcactaaaaaaaaataaccatatgaAAAATCTATAAATCGAGCTTGATCTCTTTTCTTCAGGGATATTAAGAGAGCAAAAACATCATTATTAAAGTACTCTCATCAAATGTAACtcattcatttttcttatcaaaaagTGGTCTAACCGATGTTTTTCGCTCtcctaattattttcaaataactttctTTATCCTCTCTAAACAttaatgactaaaaaataaacaaaataaatttttaaatcaaaataaaaattataatgaatttgAAATTGGCTATGTATTTTGTGTGTTTTACATTtcaatcttttatcttttaattttatattttttgataattataaacGTAATTT
This Populus alba chromosome 7, ASM523922v2, whole genome shotgun sequence DNA region includes the following protein-coding sequences:
- the LOC118040361 gene encoding uncharacterized protein; translation: MGKEVEQSMLIDQTTHSTAQVKTLKNTRTLTVLENNSPSVTALSCGASSSLISSSIEHLCGSSESFRTLNNGGTKSNCTERRLAWLRSQIVGDDVEFDSPFGRRRLTYADHTASGRSLRYIENFIIKNVLPFYGNTHTSDSHVGHRTTKMLHEAAEYIKKCLGGRQNDAIMFCGSGTTAAIKRLQEVIGIAVPSTLRERLIRCLSKEERWVVFVGPYEHHSNLLSWRQSLAEVIEIGLDDNGLIDIEDLRRRLETYRHANRPILGSFSASSNVTGISSDTRGISQLLHQYGGFACFDFAASGPYEKIDMRSGKFDGYDAIFLSPHKFLGGPGSPGILLMRKALYQLGSSAPSTCGGGTVNYVNGFSEEDTLYLKDIEERESGGTPQIIQTIRASLAFWVKEYISHQVIKEQKDIYIEKALNRLLPNKNIWVLGNTTARRQAILSFLVYSTSNSSSTSTVHDLCDGTDNKDVNGEALYMWRETGKRRGKPLHGPFVAALLNDVFGIQARGGCACAGPYGHNLLRVNEPSTLAIRSAIEKGYAGVKPGWTRLSFPYYMFIEEFEFILAAIEFLAIYGHRFLPLYHFNWKTGSWTFKKREFKDLVVEENKGNINKFESYLIRAKQIANLLPKFSSQRKIPQDINPNLLFFQV
- the LOC118040362 gene encoding O-fucosyltransferase 38 isoform X1, producing MSIWKQRSVSLCWMKNCGLLLSAMACTHVSSHQLDIKISDMVAVAHVINATLVIPQLDKRSFWRDTSAFSDIFDERHFITTLQDDVRIVKALPKELVSIPRARKHFTSWSGMGYYEEMA
- the LOC118040362 gene encoding O-fucosyltransferase 38 isoform X2, with protein sequence MSIWKQRCWMKNCGLLLSAMACTHVSSHQLDIKISDMVAVAHVINATLVIPQLDKRSFWRDTSAFSDIFDERHFITTLQDDVRIVKALPKELVSIPRARKHFTSWSGMGYYEEMA